The following is a genomic window from Onthophagus taurus isolate NC chromosome 1, IU_Otau_3.0, whole genome shotgun sequence.
TATTGAATATGTTTCATAATTTTGCCGAGCACTGTATATTAATACAAATGtcaatatgacatttaaaaatttttgtaggttatgtttatattTCTCACATGTCTCTTTTTGAgtataacaataatttaagaGAATGTCTGCTGCATTAGTACGTAAAAGTCTTGCATTAGTCGACGAAACATTCGCAGAAAATCAAAGTAAATTTTAGTGTTAATCGTTTCtaacaattttaacaatatttttttttttttagaacatAACCTAAAGAAGCAGAAGAAGGTTTTCGATTTTGTGCCCGAAAATAAaaggattattaaaaaagttcgtACTCCTAGAACGAATAAAAGTAtgtttatattaattctactttattatcattatatattgtaaatgattattttgcaGCTAAAAAGATAGATGTTTTACAATCAACCAAGAAATTGACAATAGTTGAAGCacgaaagaaaataaaaagcaaaggagagatattaaaatctaatttggAAAAGATAGCGAAAATTCGGAATATATCTACTGTGAATTTAGACAAGGAAATTAtcgaaaatgtttgttttattattttttgattgattgagggtgtaaatttaaaatatttccagaTATTTACTCGAGGTAGAACAAGACGTCCAGTTCCACCACAATCTAAGCCAAAGAAAGACGAAAAGACCGCATTTACTGAGGAGGATTTCAAGAAATTCGAAGAAGAATACTTTGGCGAATAACTTATTactcatttaattaattaaaataatgggGTTTTCAGATAAAACCTTGGGTTGTCTTATCCTTGTTGGAACAATatcatttctaatttatttaataatagtgTTAATAATTACTCCAATTGTACCAGATATTTACaaccaaaaagaaattgttgtaTTAAGAGAAAATGTTCTCTTAGCAATAGGAATTTGTAGCTTAACATTTTTGGGATCAATTGGTTTCTACACCCTTTATTCACTTTGGTCTTTTAAAGAAGACACAAATGATGAAAAAAGTGAAGAAAGGAGATAtgttcataaataaaacattttttttgttttaaaataaaataaatttattatcacgcataataatcataatatttataaacctaTTATTACAGAAGTTATATGCAAGTTTATATTACAGTCCTTCATTCTCAAATACGTTTACGGTCGAGATTTTTTCACACACTCACACacttaatttgttaataattaactttcttcaatatttttacttcaatttgaattaaaatcaaattatttacttGAACAACTACACggaataattattattgtaattaatttaatgaattaaattcaGATCTTGCGCGTAAAGCCGAATAATAGCCACACTAAATTGGAAAGAATATGttatagtttaattaaaataaggaaaacgacaaatatttttttattagttatatATAGACgcatattgtatttttgtaaatatttaattagttTATATTCCTTAAAAAccttcaattaaaattaaaatttatgtgatttgtttaaaattgtttgtgggatacaacaaaaagattttaataacaataagcGATTCATgtggattttaattttaattgaagatTTCTTTTGATTGGGaatgtaaaattatattacaagtgTAATGTTCTTTTCATCCAACCatatttactttttcttttaattttttgtcatGGCTTTTCCgcttatacatattttattatcacatcaagaaacaaaataacaattattagttattattaatttaacacgTCTATTGTTGggttaaaacaataaatcctGGGTTATCTTTAATCTTAAATCTATTTAATCAATAACTAAGCTTAAATTAATGCAGGAAGCAACCTCAATGTAGTTCTCTTCTCTatccatttttgattttttaagacaAGATTTACCCAgcattatttcttattttgatacaaattacattaaaaaaaaaataataacctAAATTGATCCAAATTAGATAccttaataaaaaacttacgatacattttttttcaaagattttcaaaaccaattaaaaaaaaactgagtAATGTATAAACGGTATAAAAATCGTTCCTCAATCTCACCTCCTCACtattatttatcttattttccatcttttaaagtttttttacataGGTCCTTCAATAATGCTAACTTTCAtgaaacaataataaacacaTCGAGCTAGAAGCGTGATAGATAATAAGAAAGCGCCTACATAGGCAACGTAAATTCCACCATGTTTCACTGCAAAGGTATACGTGCCCACGGTCACACCAATTCCGATGAAGAGAAATAAAAGACCAAAGATTAAGAAAACATTTGCACGACCTTTTGCGTAATCCGGTCCAACTGATGAAACTTTTCTGCAATGTGGGCACCTCGCTAATGCGTTATTCATAGTATTAAACTGAAACAACAAGAAAGTATGTTAAACATAAATACTAATTTGGATCTCTTTACTTTCaatcttatttagaataagtctaaAATTTCACTTAGTTAATAGAGGTAAtagtagttttgaaaaaatcacattttacGCAATATCAAAAGACACATAAAGACAATAATTAGCGTTAGAGCTTGTTAATATAACATTAGTATCAAgttattaatgtaaaatattaGGGCAGCTTtaagttttgtaaaaattgatctatttgttattaatattattctgtacttttactatttttatcttttataatCATGCAATACAATTGCAGTCGATTCCGCTTAATTGGGACACCGATTAATCGAGATACTTATTTGGTACAGATTTCAAAGAACGGAATCTACACTATCTAATTAATGCACATTTTAATCTCCAAATTGGAACAGCTTTTGCCAAAATGATGTTTTTTCTGCCGGTCGCCGTTTTAAACGTTCAAACGATTATTTGAAAACGCACTCGTCTATTTGGCGTTGTTTTTTTCGGGATATCGGAATTGTATAAGAAAACGGCTATTTAAGGTAGTCGGAGATgactaacaataagaaattaGTAAAGTTACGATTGACAAAGTGGTTATTATCAAGCTACACCATATGGGTCCTAGTGTTATTCGTATATTGCAATGTCTGGATACAAAAATGCTCTGGGTCGGATTGCTATTCTATGCTGCGCCAATATGTCTGAAACTCACAAACGAAAATTGGTCGTTATGAATACTATGCTAACAAAAGTGCGTCGATGGCTTCTGAAATTTGTCGAAGTTAGCTTTTGAGTTGAGATAAagaattggaaaataaaaaaagcaaaattGTATTGCTTCTCGACAATTGTATAGGAACAGTCCcacattaatttaaagaatataaagTTGGAATTTCTTCCACCTAATTCGACATCATTAATCCAATggatatcgaaaatttgaaaacgtTATATAAAGGAAAAGCTGGTCAACTACAAAGTACAATGCTTTGATGAAAATCTATTCCTAAACAGCTAGAGAAATAAATGggaaaatttcgattttgcagGCAATACAGTTTACTGCTGACAGTTGATGGGGGGTAAAAACCAGCACCACACAAAACTGCTTTGGAATATGCGGTTTTAAAGCTTTAAGGGTAATCTTCACCATTCGATCGTAGGGATCGCAATCAAGAAGAGTTTTTATAATCCCGGGGGATTTCGGGATCAGAATTCTCTATCCCGGGTAATGTGGTTCTAACATTACAGTTTATTCTTAGACCATAATACAAAGCATTACAAAAAATCTACTATCCACAGaactatttttaaagatatgtCGCAGAACACACAATTTATCTATTGTTTTATCTCCTAAACCTGCTGAAGAGAAGCACCGTTTCGATTCCACACTTGTTGGTGGAATAGTTTTCAAAcattcaaaaacgaattgaagATGTTTACCGATGCTACCAACATTATTGAATATACCAATTTCTGTTAAATGGACAGGTGGCTGTTGTTTGTTTAGAGCAGAATAAAGTTAACCGATAGATGAAGCCAACCCATAGATCGTGttttattcttcaaaaaataataaattaatgacatAAACATAATCCTGAAAATTCCGAAATCATAATCGATTTCCAAGGACAATTTTCGAGATTTAAATATGTACGGGATCCCGGGAATCCCTAGATGATCCGTTACAAAAGTCTGATAGAAATggcgaaaattttcaaaaatagatGAAATTTTACTACGTTACGGAGACACATGACGATGAACTGCGTTTGTGAAAAAAGTAGTGACAGCCGATACAGGAGCTAAAGCTTTCCTATGTGCCACTCTAGATAGAACAATCAGTGATTTGAAACGAATGGTATCACAAATGTAGAAATGCAGGATGCCTATAGTCCACCAAACGCAACAACCTTATTTGGATAAGAAAACGAATGGGTtctaccaataacttttagacATCATTCGAACAACATGCATTTCGATAAAAAGACATCGACATGTACCTACTCAAATTACGAAGTCAAGCACTCAAAAACTATGGAAATTAATATGACATATACATTTTGATAAGTGGGCATCATTGGAGCTAAAAACTTAGGTTTTAGAAAATATCAGACTTACtacaattgaaaaaaaatcgatttatccatagaaatgaaaatagaaatttcgAGATTCGCACAGAGATTACGAATCACTAACTTAGTtagttaattgaaaaaaaatgcaatgtttgaaaaattaaacttcGTTTCTATACACTCCTTAGTTTCAATACTACAAGTAATTACATCATTTTACGTAGTCGAAGAAGGcgaaatactttttttatgaTAACAGCGAAACAAATAGAAATGCTAAAACCAAGATtagacaaatattttttttaattttgaaaacgagAATCTGTGCGACAATATCTAAAACATCATTGCAGAACTGATTATTATCTTTCAGCTTCAGTCCATGACCAGTGAGCATGCACAATCCAAACAGTCGCTGGTCAGTCATTGTAGACTTAATCCATAGCCTCACTCTCCACAATGTGCAATTCATAAAAGTATTTATTGCCTCAGCAACtgctaaaaaaaatcagtttctTCAAAGTGTCA
Proteins encoded in this region:
- the LOC111420506 gene encoding active regulator of SIRT1-like yields the protein MSAALVRKSLALVDETFAENQKHNLKKQKKVFDFVPENKRIIKKVRTPRTNKTKKIDVLQSTKKLTIVEARKKIKSKGEILKSNLEKIAKIRNISTVNLDKEIIENIFTRGRTRRPVPPQSKPKKDEKTAFTEEDFKKFEEEYFGE